A genome region from Crossiella equi includes the following:
- a CDS encoding glycosyltransferase family 87 protein: protein MPPSTPRLADTDSLTPREREVATWSEPLAREASRPFGGMTGRHAVLGRHWFWTPLRVVLLLATITLALAYTAKAPCVQEYVDDQGVTQLDWRESRQYVAMCYSDTVPLYTAERLDKGLFPYKTSWVEDNGQVRYMEYPVLTGLFQWFNAQLAHGWVAISSQGWLPHAMAVIVYFNFSSLWLALAWLVTIWATFQLTGRRPWDTAIAAGSLLVVVHAFTNFDTLATGFAAVALLAWARNRPGLAGVLLGLGAAAKLYPLFLLGPLLVLCLRSGRLGHWWRTTWTAALAWGAVNAPIYFLYPDGWREFFRLNSERGVDPDSIYNVVQYFTGWSGFDGPVPAGASPTVLNTVTAVLFLLACAGVAWIALSAPRRPRVAQLAFLVVAAFLLTNKVWSPQYSLWLVPLAVLALPRWRLLLAWMTVDALVWAPRMYFYLGVDNKGLPQDWFLGAVVLRDVFVVVLCVLVIREIYRPELDRVRAFDVDDPAGGPLDGAPDRFVLGPARAARKRRERAEEAVTAVTG from the coding sequence CTGCCGCCCTCGACACCCCGGCTGGCGGACACCGACTCGCTGACGCCGCGGGAACGGGAGGTCGCGACCTGGTCCGAGCCGTTGGCGCGGGAGGCGAGCAGGCCGTTCGGCGGGATGACCGGGCGGCACGCGGTGCTGGGGCGGCATTGGTTCTGGACGCCGCTGCGCGTGGTCCTGCTGCTGGCCACGATCACCCTGGCCCTGGCGTACACGGCCAAGGCGCCCTGTGTGCAGGAGTACGTGGACGACCAGGGGGTCACGCAGCTGGACTGGCGGGAGAGCCGTCAGTACGTGGCCATGTGCTACTCCGACACCGTGCCGCTCTACACCGCCGAGCGGCTGGACAAGGGGCTGTTCCCGTACAAGACCTCCTGGGTGGAGGACAACGGGCAGGTGCGGTACATGGAGTACCCGGTGCTGACCGGGCTGTTCCAGTGGTTCAACGCCCAGCTCGCCCACGGGTGGGTGGCCATCTCCTCGCAGGGCTGGCTGCCGCACGCCATGGCCGTGATCGTGTACTTCAACTTCAGCTCGTTGTGGCTGGCCCTGGCCTGGCTGGTGACGATCTGGGCCACCTTCCAGCTCACCGGCAGACGGCCATGGGACACGGCCATCGCGGCCGGGTCGCTGCTGGTGGTGGTGCACGCGTTCACCAACTTCGACACCCTGGCCACCGGGTTCGCCGCCGTCGCACTGCTGGCCTGGGCGCGCAACCGGCCCGGGCTCGCCGGGGTGCTGCTCGGGCTCGGGGCCGCGGCGAAGCTGTACCCGCTGTTCCTCCTCGGGCCGCTGCTCGTGCTGTGCCTGAGATCCGGGCGGCTCGGCCACTGGTGGCGCACCACCTGGACCGCCGCGCTGGCCTGGGGCGCGGTCAACGCGCCGATCTACTTCCTCTACCCGGACGGCTGGCGCGAGTTCTTCCGCCTCAACTCCGAGCGCGGGGTCGACCCGGACAGCATCTACAACGTCGTCCAGTACTTCACCGGCTGGAGCGGCTTCGACGGCCCGGTGCCCGCCGGGGCCTCGCCGACCGTGCTGAACACGGTGACCGCCGTGCTGTTCCTGCTGGCCTGCGCCGGGGTGGCCTGGATCGCGCTGTCCGCGCCGCGCCGCCCGCGCGTGGCCCAGCTGGCGTTCCTGGTGGTGGCGGCGTTCCTGCTGACCAACAAGGTGTGGAGCCCGCAGTACTCGCTGTGGCTGGTGCCGCTGGCCGTGCTCGCGCTGCCGCGCTGGCGCCTGCTGCTGGCCTGGATGACGGTGGACGCCCTGGTCTGGGCGCCGCGCATGTACTTCTACCTGGGTGTGGACAACAAGGGCCTGCCCCAGGACTGGTTCCTCGGCGCGGTGGTGCTGCGAGACGTCTTCGTGGTCGTCCTCTGCGTGCTGGTGATCCGCGAGATCTACCGGCCGGAGCTGGACCGCGTGCGCGCCTTCGACGTCGACGACCCGGCGGGCGGTCCGCTGGACGGGGCGCCGGACCGGTTCGTCCTCGGTCCCGCCCGCGCCGCCCGGAAGCGGCGCGAGCGGGCCGAGGAGGCCGTCACAGCAGTGACAGGTTGA
- a CDS encoding glycoside hydrolase domain-containing protein: MTDEKVLDAQRWANATYGGVAGYNPCPETGKTGWATMYSLTRGLQHELGITALSDTFGPTTLAKLAELGDIGPTFTAKPNIVKILQHALYCKGYWAGVVTGDYHSSTETAVGELKMDAGLVNHNSRVQPKIFKAILTMDAYVLLSGGNQEIRQIQGYLNNKYIHKSTFFLAPTDGHYSRDVQTALLKAIQYELGIPESQVTGSFGPATRDGLRRQTVGPGSSGIWVELFSAACVFNGQLDREFTTHKSQWDDDLANYVRAFQDFSALYVNGRVTGVGDFQTWAQLLVSTGDPDRPAGACDTRYHISVARAKALKAAGYHVVGRYLDEDPDSKLNKELQPGELEAIFAGGLRVFPISQYNARRLVDFTYSQGYAHAVRAHDRAVGYGFNAGTIIYFAVDYDATGEEIKSNVLPYFHGVQKALGERGRRYIPGVYGSRNVCTQVSNYAKTPYSFVSGMSYGFSGNLGFPMPANWSFTQIKEFKFTAGADSFDLDRNVHRPHSDPGVGPENMHSKPTSVESFLAYVDELHKIAQAYANPTGRSVNLLVLEYLRHPNYTEVYKGWWALIGNPDWEWLRHVDANESLQRVSTYLDPFHGVEIHADHLAATASGVVIKDSGRPSGPLSTRGDFAGWGGDLTSFYGDWQAESNEYASGYAFCKAKLANNNVLSTFKLRDIIEDADGYHVGTAVRNGADIRTALREQLTGNGFKKRFTDFFNRRYGGSIDNTMVAAQHMLINGDDTPLVAMRDGLVWKSGGITAVLPHLLSNEKMIPFLRGYAEAVQRLASQE; the protein is encoded by the coding sequence GTGACCGACGAAAAAGTGCTGGACGCGCAGCGGTGGGCCAACGCCACCTATGGCGGCGTAGCCGGCTACAACCCGTGCCCGGAGACCGGCAAGACCGGCTGGGCGACGATGTACTCGCTGACCAGGGGCCTGCAGCACGAGCTGGGCATCACCGCGCTGTCGGACACGTTCGGGCCGACCACCCTGGCCAAGCTTGCGGAGCTCGGAGATATCGGGCCGACTTTCACGGCCAAGCCGAACATCGTGAAGATCCTGCAACACGCCCTGTACTGCAAGGGGTACTGGGCCGGAGTGGTGACTGGCGATTACCACAGCTCGACGGAAACCGCGGTGGGCGAACTCAAGATGGACGCCGGGCTTGTCAACCACAACAGCCGGGTTCAGCCGAAGATCTTCAAGGCGATCCTGACCATGGACGCCTATGTGCTCCTCTCCGGCGGCAACCAGGAGATCCGGCAAATCCAGGGCTATCTCAACAACAAGTACATCCACAAGTCGACGTTCTTCCTCGCCCCCACTGACGGCCATTACTCGCGCGATGTCCAAACCGCGCTGCTGAAGGCGATCCAGTACGAGCTCGGAATCCCGGAAAGCCAGGTCACCGGCAGCTTCGGCCCGGCGACCAGGGACGGCCTCCGCAGGCAGACCGTCGGGCCTGGTTCATCCGGGATCTGGGTCGAGCTGTTCAGCGCGGCATGCGTGTTCAACGGTCAGCTGGACAGGGAGTTCACCACCCACAAGTCCCAGTGGGACGACGACCTGGCGAACTACGTCCGGGCTTTCCAGGACTTCTCCGCCCTGTACGTCAACGGCAGGGTCACCGGAGTGGGTGACTTCCAGACCTGGGCGCAGCTCCTGGTCTCCACCGGCGACCCGGACCGGCCCGCCGGTGCGTGCGACACCCGGTACCACATCAGCGTCGCCCGGGCGAAGGCTCTCAAGGCAGCGGGTTACCACGTGGTGGGCCGCTACCTGGACGAGGACCCGGACAGCAAGCTCAACAAGGAGCTCCAGCCCGGCGAGCTCGAGGCGATCTTCGCGGGTGGCCTGCGCGTCTTCCCGATCTCCCAGTACAACGCCCGCCGCCTGGTGGACTTCACCTACAGCCAGGGGTACGCGCACGCGGTGCGCGCACATGACCGCGCGGTCGGGTACGGCTTCAACGCGGGCACGATCATCTACTTCGCGGTGGACTACGACGCCACCGGCGAGGAGATCAAGAGCAACGTCCTGCCCTACTTCCACGGTGTGCAGAAGGCGCTCGGTGAGCGGGGGCGGCGGTACATCCCGGGCGTCTACGGCTCCCGGAACGTGTGCACGCAGGTAAGCAACTACGCCAAGACCCCGTACTCGTTCGTCTCGGGCATGTCCTACGGCTTCTCCGGCAACCTGGGCTTCCCGATGCCCGCCAACTGGTCTTTCACGCAGATCAAGGAGTTCAAGTTCACCGCGGGCGCGGACAGCTTCGACTTGGACCGCAACGTGCACCGCCCGCACTCCGACCCGGGTGTCGGGCCGGAGAACATGCACTCCAAGCCGACCTCGGTGGAGAGTTTCCTCGCCTATGTCGACGAGCTGCACAAAATCGCCCAGGCCTACGCCAATCCGACCGGGCGGTCGGTGAACCTGCTGGTGCTGGAGTACCTGCGCCACCCGAACTACACCGAGGTCTACAAGGGCTGGTGGGCGCTCATCGGGAACCCGGACTGGGAGTGGCTCCGGCACGTCGACGCGAACGAGTCGCTGCAGCGGGTGTCGACCTACCTCGACCCCTTCCACGGCGTCGAGATCCACGCCGACCACCTCGCCGCCACGGCCAGCGGCGTGGTCATCAAGGACAGCGGCCGTCCCTCGGGACCGCTGAGCACGCGAGGGGACTTCGCGGGGTGGGGCGGTGACCTCACCAGCTTCTACGGCGACTGGCAGGCGGAGAGCAACGAGTACGCCTCCGGGTACGCCTTCTGCAAGGCGAAGCTGGCCAACAACAACGTGCTGTCCACCTTCAAGCTGCGGGACATCATCGAGGACGCGGACGGCTACCACGTCGGGACCGCGGTCCGCAACGGCGCGGACATCAGGACCGCACTTCGCGAACAGCTAACCGGGAACGGCTTCAAGAAGCGCTTCACCGACTTCTTCAACCGCAGGTACGGGGGCAGCATCGACAACACGATGGTGGCCGCGCAACACATGCTCATCAACGGCGACGACACACCCCTGGTCGCCATGCGCGACGGGTTGGTCTGGAAGTCCGGCGGGATCACCGCCGTGCTGCCACACCTGCTGTCGAACGAGAAGATGATCCCGTTCCTGCGCGGATACGCTGAGGCCGTCCAACGGCTGGCGAGCCAGGAGTAG
- a CDS encoding transglycosylase domain-containing protein, whose translation MGGPRTPPGGMPMGGPGGQRPPFNGGPGGPGPGGPNGPGGPGGPGGPPRGPGGPNGPMGGPGGPGPRQQPSIDQPTDLLPPLDDGYPREPELLTHREPLPGDPDYDDSHMHEEAPLSDEEERKLRKKKIWRRVRRTGYVLAGLAIIGPVLAIVIAYQFVTVPTVDEVFKTANQVVTIQYSDGSELAKIVPEGGERVLLKYDEIPQVIKDAVLSTEDKNFFENPGFDPIGIARAVFNQAMGGQGGGSGITQQYIKVGTGDDSPTLTRKFVELVKSIKMNMQQEKPDILTNYLNVIPFGRGALGIEAASRAYFNKSAKEINRPEEAALLAAVIQRPYAWDPGLNREKGVQRWNFVLDKMVANDEKVKKADRDKMTFPEDGDKPGQLRDRQDAVNARAGGITGPKALIRKQVEAELGEYNFSATAIQKNGYTITTTIDKKAQEAAEAAVNKVMAEGQPDYLKSALVAIDPKTGGVLAYHGSKDGKGVDYADLLQEPGSSFKPFVTLAGLEANKGLGQVYDGSSPRTFAGQRISNSENAQCPVCDVREATTRSINTVFVDMAMQVGTKAVARAAHDAGIPETLNNKKTLVGENGGAPDINIAIGGGTTRVRTTDMAAAYATLAADGMRSKPHFIKKITDSAGESKFDYDKTPEAAFDQSNPEHNTQLARNVTESMMGVLAGSKLPLAGGRPAAAKSGTHQYRNTDLNAKAWMVGYTPSVSTAVWVGGHNGEAIKGKYTGTGIGRAEHNIYGRHEPGYIWKEFMDSYLKGTKVESFPKAKAIGKFEPDPTTTTGSSTTSTSETSTSATTTEEESTSTSTTRPTPTCGGIFGPPCGKPTTTKPTKTSEEGDPGRPGRGGGGSSEN comes from the coding sequence ATGGGTGGCCCGCGCACCCCGCCCGGCGGCATGCCCATGGGCGGCCCCGGCGGCCAGCGTCCCCCCTTCAACGGCGGTCCCGGCGGCCCCGGTCCCGGCGGCCCGAACGGTCCGGGCGGTCCCGGTGGTCCGGGCGGTCCGCCGCGCGGTCCCGGCGGCCCGAACGGCCCGATGGGCGGCCCGGGTGGCCCCGGCCCCCGCCAGCAGCCCTCCATCGACCAGCCGACCGACCTGCTCCCGCCGCTGGACGACGGCTACCCCCGCGAACCGGAGCTGCTCACCCACCGCGAGCCCCTCCCGGGCGACCCGGACTACGACGACAGCCACATGCACGAGGAAGCTCCCCTGAGCGACGAGGAGGAGCGGAAGCTGCGCAAGAAGAAGATCTGGCGCCGCGTGCGCCGCACGGGCTACGTCCTCGCCGGGCTGGCCATCATCGGGCCGGTGCTCGCGATCGTCATCGCGTACCAGTTCGTCACGGTGCCGACGGTCGACGAGGTCTTCAAGACCGCCAACCAGGTCGTGACCATCCAGTACAGCGATGGCAGCGAGCTGGCCAAGATCGTGCCTGAGGGCGGCGAGCGCGTTCTCCTCAAGTACGACGAGATCCCGCAGGTCATCAAGGACGCGGTGCTCTCGACCGAGGACAAGAACTTCTTCGAGAACCCGGGCTTCGACCCCATCGGTATCGCCCGCGCGGTGTTCAACCAGGCCATGGGCGGCCAGGGCGGTGGCTCCGGCATCACCCAGCAGTACATCAAGGTCGGCACCGGGGACGACTCCCCGACCCTGACGCGCAAGTTCGTCGAGCTGGTCAAGTCGATCAAGATGAACATGCAGCAGGAGAAGCCGGACATCCTCACCAACTACCTCAACGTGATCCCCTTCGGCCGTGGCGCCCTGGGCATCGAGGCGGCGTCGAGGGCGTACTTCAACAAGAGCGCCAAGGAGATCAACCGCCCCGAGGAAGCGGCTCTGCTGGCGGCGGTCATCCAGCGCCCCTACGCGTGGGACCCGGGCCTCAACCGCGAGAAGGGCGTCCAGCGCTGGAACTTCGTGCTGGACAAGATGGTCGCCAACGACGAGAAGGTCAAGAAGGCCGACCGGGACAAGATGACGTTCCCGGAGGACGGTGACAAGCCAGGCCAGCTCCGCGACCGCCAGGACGCGGTGAATGCCCGTGCGGGCGGCATCACCGGCCCGAAGGCGCTGATCCGCAAGCAGGTCGAAGCCGAGCTGGGCGAGTACAACTTCAGCGCCACCGCGATCCAGAAGAACGGCTACACGATCACCACGACGATCGACAAGAAGGCCCAGGAAGCGGCCGAGGCGGCAGTCAACAAGGTGATGGCCGAAGGCCAGCCGGACTACCTGAAGAGCGCGCTGGTCGCGATCGACCCGAAGACCGGCGGCGTGCTCGCCTACCACGGCAGCAAGGACGGCAAGGGTGTCGACTACGCCGACCTGCTCCAGGAGCCGGGCTCGTCGTTCAAGCCATTCGTGACGCTGGCCGGTCTTGAGGCGAACAAGGGTCTCGGCCAGGTCTACGACGGCTCTTCGCCGCGGACCTTCGCTGGGCAGCGGATCTCCAACTCAGAGAACGCGCAGTGCCCGGTCTGCGACGTCCGCGAGGCCACCACCCGGTCGATCAACACCGTGTTTGTCGACATGGCGATGCAGGTCGGCACCAAGGCGGTGGCGAGGGCGGCCCACGACGCGGGCATCCCGGAGACGCTGAACAACAAGAAGACGCTGGTCGGAGAGAACGGCGGCGCTCCGGACATCAACATCGCCATCGGCGGTGGCACCACCCGGGTGCGCACCACCGACATGGCGGCGGCCTACGCGACGCTCGCCGCGGACGGCATGCGGAGCAAGCCGCACTTCATCAAGAAGATCACCGACTCGGCGGGTGAGTCGAAGTTCGACTACGACAAGACCCCGGAAGCCGCGTTCGACCAGAGCAACCCCGAGCACAACACTCAGCTGGCGCGCAACGTCACCGAGTCCATGATGGGCGTGCTGGCCGGTTCCAAGCTGCCCCTGGCCGGTGGCCGCCCGGCAGCCGCCAAGTCGGGTACGCACCAGTACCGCAACACCGACCTCAACGCGAAGGCCTGGATGGTCGGCTACACGCCGAGCGTCTCGACCGCGGTGTGGGTGGGCGGCCACAACGGTGAGGCCATCAAGGGCAAGTACACCGGCACCGGCATCGGCCGCGCCGAGCACAACATCTACGGCCGCCACGAGCCCGGCTACATCTGGAAGGAGTTCATGGACTCCTACCTGAAGGGCACGAAGGTCGAGAGCTTCCCGAAGGCCAAGGCGATCGGCAAGTTCGAGCCGGACCCGACCACCACCACGGGCTCCTCGACCACCAGCACCTCGGAGACGAGCACCAGCGCCACCACCACCGAGGAGGAGTCGACGAGCACGTCGACCACCCGTCCCACCCCGACGTGCGGCGGGATATTCGGTCCGCCGTGTGGCAAGCCCACGACCACGAAGCCGACGAAGACCTCGGAAGAGGGTGACCCCGGCAGACCGGGCCGCGGCGGCGGAGGCAGTAGCGAGAACTAG
- a CDS encoding DUF5318 domain-containing protein — translation MRTQRQVVDYALQRRALLAEVYSGRSGVMEVCDASPYLLRAAKFHGEPSTVTCPVCRKEPLTLVSWVYGDELKHAAGSARTAEELARMATLFEEFSVYVVEVCRTCSWNHLVQSYVLGTGGLRNGSSQRKTAAE, via the coding sequence GTGCGAACCCAGCGGCAGGTGGTCGACTACGCGTTGCAGCGCCGTGCGCTGCTCGCGGAGGTCTACTCGGGCCGGTCTGGGGTCATGGAGGTGTGCGACGCCAGTCCGTACCTGCTCCGAGCGGCCAAGTTCCACGGTGAACCGAGCACGGTGACCTGTCCCGTCTGCCGCAAGGAACCCCTGACGCTGGTGTCCTGGGTCTACGGGGACGAACTGAAGCACGCGGCCGGTTCGGCGCGCACAGCTGAAGAACTCGCCAGGATGGCAACCCTGTTCGAGGAGTTCAGCGTCTACGTAGTCGAAGTGTGTCGCACGTGCAGCTGGAACCACCTGGTGCAGTCATACGTCCTGGGGACGGGTGGCCTGCGCAACGGCAGCTCCCAAAGGAAGACCGCCGCGGAGTGA
- a CDS encoding PadR family transcriptional regulator, with translation MLELAILGTLLRAPMHGYELRKQLRCLLCGHRAFSFGSLYPTLRRLQRAGLIQEDGGGEPSARTRKVYGLTEPGRAHLDGLLAEVAPQHWEDDCFGVRLAFFARTPPATRLRLLEGRLRWVRERGERLRATLDRSCQHVDRYTRQLHELGLDGAEREARWLTELIARERQESQPAMTTTD, from the coding sequence GTGCTGGAGCTGGCGATCCTCGGCACCCTGCTCCGGGCGCCGATGCACGGCTACGAGCTGCGCAAACAGCTCCGGTGCCTGCTCTGCGGCCACCGGGCGTTCTCCTTCGGCTCGCTCTACCCGACGCTGCGGAGGCTGCAACGCGCCGGGCTGATCCAGGAGGACGGCGGCGGTGAGCCCAGCGCGCGGACCAGGAAGGTCTACGGGCTGACCGAGCCCGGCCGGGCCCACCTGGACGGCCTGCTCGCCGAGGTCGCCCCGCAGCACTGGGAGGACGACTGCTTCGGGGTCCGGCTCGCCTTCTTCGCCAGGACACCCCCGGCCACCAGGCTGCGGCTGCTGGAGGGGCGGCTGCGCTGGGTGCGGGAGCGGGGGGAACGGCTGCGGGCCACCCTGGACCGCTCGTGCCAGCACGTGGACCGGTACACCCGGCAGCTGCACGAGCTCGGCCTGGACGGCGCGGAGCGGGAGGCGCGGTGGCTCACCGAGCTGATCGCGCGGGAACGCCAGGAAAGTCAGCCAGCGATGACGACAACAGATTGA
- a CDS encoding inositol-3-phosphate synthase — MSGDRRSVRVAIVGVGNCAASLVQGVHYYRDAAPDAKVPGLMHVQFGDYHVRDIEFVAAFDVDAKKVGVDLAEAIVASENNTVKICDVPPLGVVVQRGHTLDGLGRYYRETIQESDEQPVDVAQALREAEVDVLVSYLPVGSEAADRFYAQAAIDAKVAFVNALPVFIASDPVWAEKFRAAGVPIVGDDIKSQVGATITHRVLAKLFEDRGVVLDRTMQLNVGGNMDFMNMLERDRLESKKVSKTQAVTSQVEHDLGARNVHIGPSDYVAWLDDRKWAYVRLEGRAFGDVPLNLEYKLEVWDSPNSAGVIIDAVRAAKIALDRGVGGPVLSASSYFMKSPPEQYTDSVARDKVEEFIRGEA; from the coding sequence ATGTCCGGAGACCGCCGCAGTGTGCGGGTGGCCATCGTGGGTGTCGGGAACTGCGCCGCGTCGTTGGTGCAGGGCGTGCACTACTACCGCGACGCCGCGCCCGACGCGAAGGTGCCCGGCCTGATGCACGTGCAGTTCGGGGACTACCACGTGCGCGACATCGAGTTCGTCGCCGCGTTCGACGTGGACGCCAAGAAGGTGGGTGTCGACCTCGCCGAGGCCATCGTGGCCAGCGAGAACAACACCGTGAAGATCTGCGACGTGCCGCCCCTGGGGGTGGTGGTGCAGCGCGGGCACACCCTGGACGGGCTCGGCCGGTACTACCGGGAGACCATCCAGGAGTCCGACGAGCAGCCGGTCGACGTGGCGCAGGCGCTGCGCGAGGCCGAGGTCGACGTGCTGGTCTCCTACCTGCCGGTCGGCTCGGAGGCGGCGGACCGCTTCTACGCCCAGGCCGCGATCGACGCCAAGGTCGCCTTCGTCAACGCGCTGCCGGTGTTCATCGCCAGCGACCCGGTGTGGGCGGAGAAGTTCCGCGCGGCGGGCGTGCCGATCGTGGGCGACGACATCAAGTCCCAGGTGGGCGCCACCATCACCCACCGAGTGCTGGCCAAGCTGTTCGAGGACCGGGGCGTTGTCCTGGACCGCACCATGCAGCTGAACGTCGGCGGCAACATGGACTTCATGAACATGCTGGAGCGCGACCGGCTGGAGTCCAAGAAGGTCTCCAAGACCCAGGCGGTCACCTCCCAGGTGGAGCACGACCTGGGCGCCCGCAACGTCCACATCGGTCCCTCGGACTACGTGGCCTGGCTGGACGACCGCAAGTGGGCCTACGTCCGCCTGGAAGGCCGCGCCTTCGGCGACGTCCCGCTGAACCTGGAGTACAAGCTGGAGGTCTGGGACTCCCCCAACTCGGCCGGGGTGATCATCGACGCGGTGCGGGCGGCGAAGATCGCGCTGGACCGGGGCGTGGGCGGCCCGGTGCTGTCGGCGTCCTCGTACTTCATGAAGTCCCCGCCGGAGCAGTACACCGACTCCGTCGCGCGGGACAAGGTCGAGGAGTTCATCCGCGGCGAGGCCTGA
- a CDS encoding phosphoribosyltransferase codes for MSPTSRILEEYRNVLVRIPAAGPGVCRTCWREVGDFSLCFQCQRHRNEHSPLVADSVLPIALAVKREQFARDLWLYKDGDQESRRRLFTKIGTVLASYLAKHESCLATAVRIEQFDLVTVVPSTRGRVPHPLHLLLSKSITRTSSRFVDVLNAVPGYTGREFAPERFHVQADVTDRNVLLVDDTWTSGSHAQSACAALKLAGAAKVGVLVLGRHFEPNHENAKAYLAKAREELFDWDQCCLGRSGRGRCGSRQPRP; via the coding sequence ATGAGCCCGACTTCCCGGATCCTTGAGGAGTACCGCAACGTCCTGGTGCGGATACCTGCTGCCGGGCCGGGTGTCTGCCGGACCTGCTGGCGGGAGGTCGGCGACTTCTCGCTGTGCTTCCAATGTCAGAGGCATCGAAACGAGCATTCTCCGCTCGTCGCGGATTCGGTCCTCCCGATCGCGCTGGCAGTCAAACGGGAACAGTTCGCACGCGACCTCTGGCTGTACAAGGACGGCGACCAGGAATCACGAAGGCGTCTGTTCACGAAGATCGGGACTGTGCTGGCGAGCTACCTCGCCAAGCACGAATCCTGCCTCGCCACTGCGGTGCGGATCGAGCAGTTCGACCTGGTCACCGTGGTGCCCAGCACCCGCGGTCGGGTGCCGCACCCGCTCCATCTCCTTCTGAGCAAGAGCATCACTCGCACCAGCAGCAGGTTTGTCGACGTACTGAACGCCGTACCCGGGTATACAGGCCGAGAGTTCGCCCCGGAGCGGTTCCACGTCCAGGCTGACGTCACCGACCGGAATGTGCTCCTGGTCGACGACACCTGGACTTCAGGAAGCCATGCGCAATCCGCCTGTGCCGCCCTGAAACTCGCAGGCGCGGCCAAGGTCGGCGTGCTCGTGCTCGGTCGCCATTTCGAGCCTAACCACGAGAACGCCAAGGCCTATCTGGCCAAGGCCCGGGAGGAACTTTTCGACTGGGACCAGTGCTGTCTCGGCCGGTCGGGGCGTGGCCGGTGCGGCTCGCGCCAGCCACGCCCCTGA
- a CDS encoding DNA-processing protein DprA, whose amino-acid sequence MTDRREQAALLLALRDSGRSWADVAQVVEEAGSASAVLDSLLTPVQPTLDYVERDLDTELAVTEREIESWTAEGIRLVTLLDADYPAQLMLVHQRPPFLTYRGSLDPLDKRSVAVVGSRAASATGQSRARDLTSELCNAGWTVVSGLAAGIDTAVHQAALDAGSRTVAVIGTGLRRCYPQENSNLQDQISRTGAVLSQFWPDTGPAKHHFPMRNAVMSGYVTATVVVEASEHSGARIQARVALEHGRHVFLAPEVVHGTNWGQEMAKRPNTTVLENPNHVLKVLDELTADLPDLIQL is encoded by the coding sequence GTGACGGATCGGCGCGAACAGGCCGCCCTCCTGCTTGCCCTGCGCGACAGCGGGCGCAGCTGGGCAGATGTCGCGCAGGTCGTGGAGGAGGCCGGCTCGGCGAGCGCGGTCCTCGACTCGCTGCTGACGCCAGTGCAGCCAACTCTCGACTACGTCGAACGCGACCTGGACACCGAGCTCGCCGTGACCGAACGGGAGATCGAGTCCTGGACGGCCGAGGGCATCCGGCTGGTCACGTTGCTGGATGCCGACTACCCGGCACAGCTCATGCTGGTGCACCAGCGGCCGCCGTTCCTCACTTACCGGGGCAGCCTCGACCCGCTGGACAAGCGATCCGTGGCCGTGGTCGGCAGCCGCGCGGCAAGTGCGACCGGTCAGAGCAGGGCCAGGGACCTGACCAGTGAGCTCTGCAACGCCGGTTGGACCGTCGTCAGCGGACTCGCGGCGGGCATCGACACGGCCGTGCACCAGGCCGCCCTGGACGCCGGGTCGCGAACCGTCGCGGTGATCGGCACAGGCCTTCGGCGGTGCTACCCGCAGGAGAACTCAAACCTCCAGGACCAGATCAGCCGTACCGGTGCCGTGCTGTCCCAGTTCTGGCCGGACACCGGTCCAGCCAAACACCACTTCCCGATGCGCAACGCCGTGATGAGCGGTTACGTGACGGCCACCGTGGTCGTGGAGGCGAGTGAGCACAGCGGCGCACGCATCCAGGCGAGAGTCGCCTTGGAACACGGGCGGCACGTGTTCCTGGCCCCGGAGGTCGTGCACGGCACGAACTGGGGCCAGGAGATGGCGAAGCGACCGAACACCACTGTGCTGGAGAACCCGAACCATGTGCTCAAGGTCTTGGACGAGCTGACCGCCGACCTGCCGGACCTGATCCAGCTCTGA